A region of Subdoligranulum variabile DNA encodes the following proteins:
- a CDS encoding MFS transporter — MKKQNRGPYILAAGAGVQLLTGIPAAWGAFQRPVMQGYGLSRGQAMLVFAVLVASYGVGCAVGGLLQDRRGPRAAGLWGTALLSGGFLAAALVPAGNAPMFLLVYSLPAGVGSAFLAPAVLACAQKWYQKKKGWATGVTGVAMGLSGAFYTLFVRLVGGQWGIRICFAALGLLMLIVCGSGAAVLQDPPRPGQAAPLPGIDYRQMIRTKQYKLCVAAVALSAPPVLLFSPEIYTIAADRGLPENLAPFSIVLGSAASAAGRLLCPAGSDHWGRKRVLYGVYLGLAAGSVGFAFARGGWVLASYALLTFFYSGGAAVQPALNTDLFGLRHAGVNYGFIALGMSAGSLLSYVGSQALPLTARHWLAGGCALAGLFCVRLVKPAAKS; from the coding sequence ATGAAAAAACAGAACCGCGGACCGTACATTCTGGCGGCGGGGGCCGGCGTACAGCTGCTTACCGGTATTCCGGCAGCGTGGGGGGCATTCCAGCGTCCGGTCATGCAGGGATATGGTCTGTCTCGCGGGCAGGCCATGCTGGTCTTTGCGGTGCTGGTGGCCTCCTACGGGGTGGGATGTGCCGTGGGCGGCCTTTTGCAGGACCGCCGCGGCCCTCGTGCGGCCGGACTCTGGGGAACAGCTTTGCTGTCGGGGGGATTCCTTGCCGCTGCTCTGGTGCCTGCCGGCAATGCGCCGATGTTTCTTCTGGTCTACAGCCTGCCGGCTGGGGTGGGCAGCGCCTTTCTGGCTCCGGCGGTACTGGCCTGCGCCCAGAAATGGTATCAGAAGAAAAAAGGCTGGGCCACCGGCGTGACCGGGGTAGCCATGGGACTTTCCGGCGCTTTTTATACGTTGTTTGTCCGTCTGGTGGGCGGACAGTGGGGGATCCGGATCTGCTTTGCGGCGTTGGGACTTCTCATGCTGATCGTCTGCGGCAGTGGGGCCGCTGTGCTGCAGGATCCGCCCCGACCCGGGCAGGCTGCGCCTCTGCCGGGCATCGACTACAGGCAGATGATCCGCACAAAACAATACAAACTCTGTGTGGCGGCGGTAGCGCTCAGCGCGCCCCCGGTGCTGCTCTTCAGCCCGGAGATCTACACCATTGCGGCAGACCGCGGCCTGCCGGAAAATCTGGCTCCGTTCAGCATTGTGCTGGGGTCGGCGGCCAGCGCGGCCGGGCGGCTGCTCTGCCCGGCGGGCAGTGATCACTGGGGGCGTAAACGGGTGCTCTATGGGGTGTATCTGGGCCTGGCGGCGGGTTCCGTGGGCTTTGCCTTTGCCCGGGGAGGATGGGTGCTGGCATCCTATGCGCTGCTGACCTTTTTCTATTCCGGCGGGGCTGCCGTCCAGCCGGCCCTCAACACCGATCTCTTTGGGCTGCGCCATGCCGGGGTCAACTACGGCTTCATCGCCCTGGGCATGAGCGCGGGCAGTCTGCTGAGCTATGTCGGCAGTCAGGCCCTGCCGCTCACGGCGCGTCACTGGCTGGCCGGCGGCTGCGCCCTGGCGGGGCTGTTCTGTGTACGTCTTGTAAAACCTGCGGCAAAATCTTGA
- a CDS encoding O-antigen ligase family protein, whose product MQQTQQLRQLAARSATAFLLAVLCVYPLYIDKFSNLGVVKFTGVCTLSWAFCLWLGALALVGAVPRPGRFTTQDPTLWSLGAFVLVTLVSTATSLSPVASFWGLGGYYGGLMMVFFTAAGYLAIRAFAPQDLLNGLTFCVGITTAIVTVLYVLNIFNIDLIGTYADTAVVERAQFFSTLGQKNFNSGFMAFALPLVFYAFLVARGVRHTIFYGIPAFFGGLALAVVDAEGLALGIGAAVLVLICQKMFTTRTLRRIAVIGAFFFFHAGWMQYMRTHVYTQGGKPMLAALGHMGLEGLAACTILWAVLRFGLHGREIPLWRAGRVVAAVAVTAAVLLYGLANFWPGFPSLGRLDDILIINDDWGTYRGTAWRITWSTWLSQPLWRKIIGVGTGMMHTAMMDWAGTGVTDRMKTFYAAHNEYLEQLLTTGVLGLAAWVWFIVAHLRRAAKNWLRPGVAPVALALVSYLAHAVVSIRVSMIFPEIMLLFALLMVFCRPPEEESAPAEKPRHGKAKKREEPLAKPGLIRLWAPPAVAAVVMMAVCGAASRVFFGFLF is encoded by the coding sequence ATGCAGCAAACACAACAGTTGCGGCAGCTCGCAGCGCGCTCGGCCACCGCCTTTTTGTTGGCGGTGCTCTGCGTTTACCCCTTGTACATCGATAAATTTTCCAACCTCGGCGTGGTCAAGTTCACCGGCGTCTGCACCCTCTCCTGGGCGTTCTGCCTTTGGCTGGGCGCCCTGGCACTGGTGGGCGCTGTGCCCCGCCCCGGGCGATTCACCACCCAGGATCCCACCCTCTGGTCGCTGGGCGCCTTCGTCCTTGTGACGCTGGTCTCCACCGCAACGTCCCTGTCGCCGGTAGCGTCCTTCTGGGGATTGGGCGGTTACTACGGCGGTCTTATGATGGTGTTCTTTACGGCGGCCGGCTACCTGGCCATCCGGGCCTTTGCACCCCAGGATCTGCTCAACGGTCTGACGTTCTGCGTCGGTATCACCACGGCCATCGTCACGGTGCTCTATGTGCTCAACATCTTCAATATTGACCTCATCGGTACCTACGCCGACACCGCTGTGGTGGAGCGTGCCCAGTTCTTTTCTACCCTGGGCCAGAAAAACTTCAACTCCGGTTTCATGGCCTTCGCACTGCCGCTGGTCTTTTACGCCTTCCTGGTGGCCCGGGGCGTACGGCACACCATTTTCTACGGGATCCCGGCCTTCTTCGGCGGGCTGGCCCTGGCGGTGGTGGATGCCGAGGGTCTGGCTCTGGGTATCGGCGCGGCGGTGCTGGTGCTCATCTGCCAGAAGATGTTTACCACCCGCACCTTGCGGCGCATCGCAGTGATCGGAGCCTTTTTCTTTTTCCACGCCGGTTGGATGCAGTACATGCGCACCCACGTCTATACCCAGGGCGGCAAACCCATGCTGGCGGCGCTGGGACATATGGGGCTGGAAGGACTGGCTGCCTGTACGATTCTGTGGGCGGTACTGCGGTTCGGCCTGCACGGACGGGAAATTCCCCTCTGGCGCGCCGGACGTGTGGTGGCGGCGGTGGCCGTGACGGCGGCGGTGCTGCTGTACGGCCTGGCCAACTTCTGGCCGGGGTTTCCCAGTCTCGGACGGCTGGATGATATCCTCATCATCAACGACGACTGGGGCACCTACCGCGGTACGGCCTGGCGGATCACCTGGAGCACCTGGCTTTCCCAGCCGCTGTGGCGCAAGATCATCGGGGTGGGTACCGGCATGATGCACACCGCTATGATGGACTGGGCGGGCACCGGCGTCACTGACCGTATGAAAACCTTCTATGCAGCCCATAATGAATATCTGGAACAGCTGCTCACCACCGGCGTGCTGGGGCTGGCTGCCTGGGTCTGGTTTATCGTGGCCCATCTGCGCCGCGCTGCCAAAAACTGGCTGCGGCCCGGCGTGGCGCCGGTGGCGCTGGCACTGGTCAGCTATCTGGCCCATGCGGTGGTGTCCATCCGGGTGTCCATGATCTTTCCGGAAATCATGCTGCTCTTTGCCCTGCTGATGGTGTTCTGCCGCCCGCCGGAGGAGGAAAGCGCCCCGGCGGAAAAACCGCGGCACGGCAAGGCAAAGAAGAGGGAAGAACCGCTGGCCAAGCCGGGGCTTATTCGGCTGTGGGCGCCGCCCGCCGTGGCGGCCGTTGTGATGATGGCGGTGTGCGGTGCGGCTTCCCGGGTGTTCTTCGGATTTCTGTTTTGA
- a CDS encoding iron-sulfur cluster assembly scaffold protein, whose protein sequence is MEYSAQVNNMCPITKGPKHGPAPIPEEGEWVKAYKIEDISGYTHGVGWCAPQQGTCKLSLNIKNGIIEEALVETIGCSGMTHSAAMAGEILPGKTILEALNTDLVCDAINVAMRELFLQIVYGRSQTAFSENGLPVGAGLDDLGKGLRSMTGTIFSTKAKGVRYLELTEGYILKTALDKDNQVIGYQFVRLGKMMEDIRHGKDPKEAYEKNIGTYGRFSAEQGAVKYIDPREE, encoded by the coding sequence ATCGAATACTCCGCACAGGTCAATAACATGTGCCCGATCACAAAAGGGCCCAAGCACGGTCCCGCGCCCATTCCCGAAGAGGGCGAATGGGTAAAGGCCTATAAAATTGAGGACATCAGCGGCTATACCCACGGTGTGGGCTGGTGCGCTCCTCAGCAGGGCACCTGCAAGCTCAGCCTGAACATCAAGAACGGCATCATCGAAGAAGCCCTGGTCGAGACCATCGGCTGCTCCGGCATGACCCACTCCGCCGCCATGGCCGGTGAGATCCTGCCCGGCAAGACCATTCTGGAAGCGCTGAACACCGACCTGGTCTGCGATGCCATCAACGTGGCCATGCGTGAGCTGTTCCTGCAGATCGTCTACGGCCGCAGCCAGACCGCTTTCTCTGAGAACGGCCTGCCCGTCGGCGCTGGCCTGGATGACCTGGGCAAAGGTCTGCGCAGCATGACCGGCACCATTTTCTCCACCAAGGCCAAGGGCGTTCGTTACCTCGAACTGACCGAGGGTTATATCCTCAAGACCGCGCTGGACAAGGACAACCAGGTCATCGGTTACCAGTTTGTCCGCCTCGGCAAGATGATGGAAGACATCCGCCACGGCAAGGATCCCAAGGAAGCCTACGAGAAGAACATCGGCACTTACGGCCGCTTCTCTGCTGAGCAGGGCGCTGTCAAGTACATCGACCCGCGTGAAGAATAA
- a CDS encoding GGGtGRT protein — translation MATFESQERRMPKIEACLKANGLESLDACNEMLLAKGIDCDKIIRGIQPICFDNAVWAYTLGTAIAVKRGLKSAAECAAAIGEGLEAFTVPGSVAEQRKVGLGHGNLGAMLLHEDTHCFAFLAGHESFAAAEGAIGIARTANKVRKEPLRVILNGLGKDAAMIISRINGFTYVQTDYDFKTGELKIVNTTAYSDGERAAVKCYGANDVLEGVAIMKAEGVEVSITGNSTNPTRFQHLVAGTYKKWAIENGKKYFSVASGGGTGRTLHPDNVAAGPASYGLTDSMGRMHGDAQFAGSSSVPAHVEMMGLIGAGNNPMVGMTVACAVAASQANA, via the coding sequence ATGGCAACTTTTGAATCCCAGGAACGCCGTATGCCCAAGATCGAGGCCTGCCTGAAAGCCAATGGCCTGGAGAGCCTCGATGCCTGCAACGAAATGCTGCTGGCCAAGGGCATCGACTGCGATAAGATCATCCGCGGCATCCAGCCCATCTGCTTCGACAACGCCGTATGGGCTTACACCCTCGGCACGGCCATCGCCGTCAAGCGCGGCCTGAAGAGCGCCGCCGAGTGCGCCGCCGCCATCGGCGAGGGCCTGGAAGCCTTCACCGTGCCCGGTTCTGTTGCCGAGCAGCGCAAGGTTGGCCTCGGCCACGGCAATCTGGGCGCCATGCTGCTGCATGAGGACACCCATTGCTTCGCCTTCCTGGCCGGCCACGAGTCCTTCGCCGCCGCCGAAGGCGCCATCGGCATTGCCCGTACCGCCAACAAGGTCCGCAAGGAGCCCCTGCGTGTTATCCTGAACGGCCTGGGCAAGGATGCTGCTATGATCATCAGCCGTATCAACGGCTTTACCTACGTCCAGACCGACTATGACTTCAAGACCGGCGAGCTGAAGATTGTCAACACCACCGCTTACTCCGATGGTGAGCGCGCTGCCGTCAAGTGCTACGGCGCCAACGACGTTCTGGAAGGCGTTGCCATCATGAAGGCTGAGGGCGTTGAGGTTTCCATCACCGGTAACTCCACCAACCCCACCCGCTTCCAGCACCTGGTTGCCGGCACCTACAAGAAGTGGGCCATCGAGAATGGCAAGAAGTACTTCTCCGTCGCTTCCGGCGGCGGCACGGGCCGTACCCTGCATCCCGACAACGTGGCTGCCGGTCCTGCCTCTTACGGCCTGACCGACTCCATGGGCCGTATGCATGGTGATGCCCAGTTCGCTGGCTCCTCCTCCGTGCCTGCTCACGTGGAGATGATGGGCCTGATCGGCGCCGGCAACAACCCGATGGTCGGTATGACCGTCGCCTGCGCGGTTGCTGCTTCCCAGGCCAACGCCTGA
- a CDS encoding helix-turn-helix transcriptional regulator — MPRKEGQKRKLLVLLEILARETDEKHPLSVPQLVEKLQEHGIEAERKSVYGDLNTLNSLPGAPYEIVQLRGRGGGYYMTDVLFELAELKLLVDAVYASKFITARKSKTLIDKLGQFTSRYRQAELDRKVLVSGRIKSTDEKILYTVDALHTAITAGEQVQFKYCDWNLQKKMTPRHDGQLYQVSPWVLVWENGNYYLIAYTEGRLKHYRVDKMQNVHQVAGSKREGAAEYAAFDVNTYMQQMFGMFNGPLKKVTLLCENRFAGAMIDRFGTGPILLPCEDGEHFTMTAEIQVSPQFFGWVAGFGTGVVVAGPPEVRAEMKKTLDRLQELYR, encoded by the coding sequence ATGCCACGCAAAGAAGGTCAGAAACGCAAATTGCTTGTCCTTTTGGAGATCCTGGCCCGGGAAACGGACGAAAAACATCCGTTGAGTGTGCCGCAGCTGGTGGAAAAGCTGCAGGAACATGGGATCGAAGCCGAGCGCAAGAGCGTCTACGGCGATCTGAATACACTGAACAGCCTGCCGGGGGCTCCCTACGAGATTGTGCAGCTGCGCGGCCGGGGCGGCGGTTACTATATGACCGACGTGCTGTTTGAACTGGCCGAGCTCAAATTGCTGGTGGATGCTGTGTATGCCAGCAAGTTTATTACGGCCCGGAAATCCAAGACGCTGATCGACAAACTGGGGCAGTTCACCTCGCGCTACCGTCAGGCGGAACTGGACCGCAAGGTCCTGGTCAGCGGCCGGATCAAGAGTACCGATGAAAAGATCCTGTATACCGTGGATGCGCTGCATACCGCCATCACGGCAGGGGAGCAGGTGCAGTTCAAATACTGCGACTGGAATCTGCAGAAAAAGATGACGCCCCGCCACGACGGCCAGCTGTACCAGGTCAGCCCCTGGGTGCTGGTGTGGGAAAACGGCAACTATTATCTGATTGCCTACACCGAGGGGCGCCTGAAACATTACCGGGTGGACAAGATGCAGAACGTGCATCAGGTGGCCGGCAGCAAGCGGGAAGGTGCCGCCGAATACGCTGCCTTTGATGTCAACACCTATATGCAGCAGATGTTTGGCATGTTCAACGGCCCGCTGAAAAAAGTGACGCTGCTGTGTGAAAACCGCTTTGCCGGTGCGATGATCGACCGTTTCGGCACCGGGCCTATTCTTCTTCCCTGCGAGGATGGCGAGCATTTCACCATGACTGCCGAGATCCAAGTCAGCCCGCAGTTCTTCGGCTGGGTGGCGGGCTTCGGCACGGGCGTGGTTGTGGCCGGACCTCCGGAGGTCCGCGCCGAGATGAAAAAGACGCTGGATCGTTTGCAGGAGCTCTATCGTTGA
- a CDS encoding undecaprenyl-phosphate glucose phosphotransferase, translating into MLEKNQRYKSILSGLLDVVLLFAGFLLANYVRFNYVRFFEPGGAGPALHVAQDPRNLLAGAATALLLVVVYWVAGIYSNSRLRGLSVRCTRIAVINAGGILGFVFILYLMHLDDYSRVVLALFYCFSTALVVAKRMIRRWYDRARRRKGLGLRHILLVGGGKSAALYLRALEHNPYYGFAVDGYLAPMEEPGFGVPYFGSYEKLDTCLENPLIDEVVVALEADEIQMLPRTFAACDKHGTRITMVPFYSDYLPARPTIDVLDECKLINVRQTPFDNILNAAVKRGLDIVGSLLLIVLTSPVMLVTAIGVKLSSPGPVIFRQERIGLNKKPFMMYKFRSMRVNARQETGWSTDYDPRKTRFGSLIRKFSLDELPQFFNVLKGDMSLVGPRPEVPFHVEHFKEEIPRYLVRQQVRPGCTGWAQIHGLRGDTDIAERIRYDIWYIENWTVALDIKIIFRTVFGGKMINDEKIQ; encoded by the coding sequence GTGCTGGAAAAAAACCAACGTTATAAAAGTATCCTCAGCGGTTTGCTGGATGTGGTGCTGCTGTTTGCCGGATTTTTGCTGGCCAACTATGTGCGTTTCAACTATGTCCGCTTTTTCGAGCCGGGCGGTGCCGGACCGGCACTGCATGTGGCCCAGGACCCGCGAAACCTTCTGGCGGGAGCAGCTACAGCGCTGCTGCTGGTCGTTGTCTACTGGGTGGCGGGCATCTACAGCAATTCCCGGCTGCGTGGCTTGTCGGTGCGCTGTACCCGGATCGCCGTCATCAATGCCGGGGGCATTCTGGGCTTTGTCTTTATTCTCTACCTGATGCACCTGGACGACTACTCCCGCGTGGTGCTGGCACTGTTCTACTGCTTCTCCACGGCGCTGGTGGTAGCCAAACGGATGATCCGCCGCTGGTACGACCGTGCCCGCCGGCGCAAGGGGCTGGGGCTGCGGCATATTCTGCTGGTAGGCGGCGGCAAGTCGGCCGCTTTGTATCTGCGGGCGTTGGAACATAATCCGTACTACGGTTTCGCGGTGGATGGATACCTTGCCCCTATGGAAGAACCGGGCTTTGGGGTGCCCTACTTCGGCAGCTATGAAAAGCTGGATACCTGCCTGGAAAATCCCCTGATCGATGAGGTGGTGGTGGCGCTGGAGGCGGACGAAATCCAGATGCTGCCCCGCACCTTCGCGGCCTGTGACAAACATGGCACCCGGATCACCATGGTGCCGTTCTACAGTGACTATTTGCCCGCCCGTCCCACCATCGATGTGCTGGACGAGTGCAAGCTCATCAATGTGCGGCAGACCCCCTTTGACAACATCCTCAATGCGGCCGTCAAGCGCGGCCTGGACATTGTGGGGAGCCTTCTTCTGATCGTGCTGACCAGTCCTGTGATGCTGGTCACGGCCATCGGCGTCAAGCTGTCCAGCCCCGGACCGGTGATCTTCCGGCAGGAACGCATCGGGCTCAACAAAAAGCCCTTCATGATGTACAAGTTCCGTTCCATGCGGGTCAACGCCAGGCAGGAGACCGGCTGGTCCACCGACTACGACCCCCGCAAGACGAGGTTCGGCAGCCTGATCCGGAAATTCAGCCTGGATGAGCTGCCGCAGTTCTTCAACGTGCTGAAAGGGGATATGTCCCTGGTGGGGCCCCGCCCGGAAGTGCCTTTCCATGTGGAGCACTTCAAGGAGGAGATTCCCCGGTATCTGGTGCGCCAGCAGGTGCGCCCCGGCTGTACCGGCTGGGCGCAGATCCACGGCCTGCGCGGGGACACCGACATTGCCGAGCGTATCCGCTATGATATCTGGTATATCGAAAACTGGACCGTGGCACTGGATATCAAGATTATCTTTCGCACGGTGTTCGGCGGCAAGATGATCAACGACGAAAAAATACAGTGA
- a CDS encoding glycosyltransferase gives MSKTEPKVAIVHDWLVTYAGADRVVDCMHHVFPNAVIYTLVYDEKKMPAWFKDYDIRTTWVQKIPFATKIYKSLLPLMPGAFEALDLSEYDLVLSSSSSCSKGVITRPDAVHICYCHTPIRYVWDFYYTYRDNANWLVRRVMPHQMHKMRIWDKCAADRVDYFIANSHYIAQRIKKYYRRDSDVIYPCCHINEAPFVKKEDFYLVVGRMTWYKRIDLAVAACTKLGKRLVVIGSGGEEGKIKAMAGPTIEFKGGGLSDEEVRQYYLRAKAFLFPGEEDFGITPVEAQSAGTPVLAYGRGGACETVLPGKTGYWFAEQTADSLMRCIELFERDGVAYSKEEIREHSRSFSEERFENELREYCARRMTDWQQELLDCSHWQKEELD, from the coding sequence ATGAGCAAGACAGAACCGAAAGTTGCCATCGTACACGACTGGCTGGTGACCTACGCCGGCGCCGACCGGGTGGTGGACTGCATGCATCATGTATTCCCCAACGCTGTGATCTATACGCTGGTCTACGATGAGAAGAAGATGCCGGCGTGGTTCAAGGACTACGACATCCGCACCACCTGGGTGCAGAAGATCCCTTTCGCCACCAAAATCTACAAGAGCCTGCTGCCGCTGATGCCCGGTGCTTTTGAAGCGCTGGACCTGTCGGAGTATGACCTGGTGCTGTCCTCGTCATCTTCCTGCTCCAAGGGGGTCATCACGCGGCCGGACGCCGTACATATCTGCTATTGCCATACGCCGATCCGGTATGTGTGGGACTTTTACTATACCTATCGCGACAACGCCAACTGGCTGGTGCGCAGGGTCATGCCCCATCAGATGCACAAGATGCGGATCTGGGACAAGTGTGCCGCTGACCGGGTGGATTATTTTATTGCCAATTCTCATTATATCGCCCAGCGTATCAAAAAATACTATCGTCGGGACAGCGATGTGATTTATCCCTGCTGCCATATCAACGAAGCCCCCTTTGTCAAAAAGGAGGACTTCTACCTGGTGGTCGGCCGTATGACCTGGTACAAGCGGATTGATCTGGCGGTAGCCGCCTGTACCAAACTGGGCAAACGGCTGGTAGTCATCGGCAGCGGTGGGGAAGAAGGCAAAATCAAGGCAATGGCTGGCCCCACCATTGAGTTCAAGGGAGGCGGACTCAGCGATGAAGAAGTCCGTCAGTATTATCTGCGGGCCAAGGCGTTTCTCTTCCCGGGGGAAGAGGACTTCGGCATCACGCCGGTAGAAGCTCAGTCGGCGGGCACGCCGGTGCTGGCCTATGGCCGCGGCGGCGCCTGCGAGACGGTACTGCCCGGCAAGACCGGTTACTGGTTTGCAGAACAGACCGCCGATAGCCTTATGCGTTGTATTGAACTGTTTGAACGCGACGGCGTGGCCTATTCCAAGGAAGAAATCCGGGAGCACAGCCGCTCTTTCAGCGAGGAACGGTTTGAAAATGAGCTGCGGGAATACTGCGCCCGTCGCATGACAGACTGGCAGCAGGAACTGCTGGACTGCTCCCATTGGCAGAAGGAGGAACTGGATTGA
- a CDS encoding glycosyltransferase family 4 protein, producing the protein MNPIVINGTVLCDNITGIPRYVYETVIRLDTLLEGTGLDVRIAYRDDGRPIHLPELKNIKLVPLKAVKYFYNMVVLPTYLRRNHAFFVGLASDMLMTRRSVVVLHDIRPLVMDTDRGFFRFKFWVHCLSTKWFAQKVYTVSEDQRRLISDKLGIPMDRIGVTYNGWEHMRSVVPDEGVFDKLPGVKKGAYFYALGSLAKHKNFKWIREVARRNPDKTFVVAGGKDLRAFGDDAEAKDTANVFYPGYVSDEENAALMKHCKLFLHPAIFEGFGIPPLEALSLGAPIALARASCLPELYGDTARYFDPYDYEVDLDALAAQPVAPPDKVLEKYSWDKTAAFWLEQIKKYAEQ; encoded by the coding sequence TTGAACCCCATTGTCATCAACGGCACGGTGCTGTGCGACAATATCACCGGTATTCCGCGTTATGTGTATGAGACGGTCATCCGGCTGGATACCCTGCTGGAGGGAACGGGTCTGGATGTGCGCATCGCCTACCGGGATGACGGACGGCCCATCCACCTGCCGGAACTGAAAAATATCAAGCTGGTACCGCTCAAGGCAGTCAAGTACTTTTACAACATGGTGGTGCTGCCGACCTATCTGCGGCGCAACCACGCCTTTTTTGTGGGGCTGGCCAGCGATATGCTCATGACCCGCCGCAGCGTGGTGGTGCTGCATGATATCCGCCCCTTGGTGATGGATACCGACCGGGGCTTTTTCCGGTTTAAGTTCTGGGTGCATTGTCTGTCCACCAAATGGTTTGCACAGAAGGTCTACACAGTCAGCGAGGATCAGCGCCGCCTGATCAGCGACAAACTGGGCATCCCCATGGACAGGATCGGCGTTACCTACAACGGCTGGGAACATATGCGCAGTGTGGTGCCCGATGAAGGCGTTTTTGACAAACTGCCGGGTGTGAAAAAAGGAGCGTATTTTTACGCGCTGGGCAGTCTTGCCAAGCACAAGAATTTCAAATGGATCCGGGAGGTTGCCCGCCGCAACCCCGACAAGACCTTTGTGGTGGCGGGCGGCAAGGATCTGCGCGCTTTCGGGGACGATGCCGAGGCAAAGGACACCGCCAATGTTTTTTATCCTGGTTATGTCAGCGATGAGGAAAACGCTGCGCTGATGAAGCACTGCAAATTGTTCCTGCATCCGGCGATCTTTGAAGGATTCGGAATTCCGCCGCTGGAAGCGTTGTCGCTGGGAGCTCCCATTGCGCTGGCCCGGGCCAGCTGCCTGCCGGAACTGTACGGCGATACGGCGCGGTACTTTGATCCCTATGATTATGAGGTGGATCTGGACGCGCTGGCGGCTCAGCCGGTGGCGCCGCCCGACAAGGTACTGGAAAAGTACAGCTGGGACAAAACGGCGGCCTTCTGGCTGGAACAGATCAAGAAGTACGCGGAGCAATAA
- a CDS encoding glycosyltransferase — protein sequence MDKIAVLIPCYNEAKTVEKVVTDFRRVLPEATVYVYDNNSTDGTAELAAAAGAVVRHEYQQGKGNVMRRMFREIDAEAYVLVDGDDTYPAEAAPEMVRAVTERQADMVVGDRLSSTYYTQNKRPFHNFGNDLVRFCTNNLFGGKIKDIMTGYRAFSFQFVKTYPVLSRGFEIETEMTIHALQRNMQVDNVVIEYRDRPEGSESKLNTYSDGFKVLGTILRLFKNYRPFAFFGVLAAVLAVFGVGFMIPVLNEYFHTGLVPRFPTLIVCCFVLVAALLLFVSGVILSSQLAKDARDFEFQLQTVQHWQSTARE from the coding sequence ATGGACAAAATTGCTGTTTTGATTCCCTGTTACAACGAGGCCAAAACGGTGGAAAAGGTCGTCACGGATTTCCGGCGGGTGCTGCCGGAGGCAACGGTCTACGTTTATGATAACAACTCGACCGACGGGACGGCAGAGCTGGCCGCAGCAGCCGGTGCGGTGGTGCGGCATGAATATCAGCAGGGCAAGGGCAACGTGATGCGCCGGATGTTCCGGGAAATCGATGCCGAAGCCTATGTGCTGGTGGACGGTGATGACACTTATCCTGCGGAGGCCGCCCCTGAGATGGTGCGTGCTGTCACCGAGCGGCAGGCGGATATGGTGGTGGGTGATCGTCTGTCCAGCACCTACTACACCCAGAACAAGCGTCCGTTCCACAATTTCGGCAATGATCTGGTACGTTTTTGTACCAACAACCTGTTCGGCGGTAAAATCAAGGACATCATGACAGGTTACCGCGCCTTCAGCTTCCAGTTCGTCAAGACCTATCCGGTACTGTCCCGCGGCTTTGAGATCGAGACCGAGATGACTATTCATGCCCTGCAGCGCAACATGCAGGTGGACAACGTGGTCATCGAATACCGCGACCGTCCCGAAGGATCTGAAAGCAAGCTCAACACCTATTCCGACGGGTTCAAAGTTCTGGGGACCATCCTGCGCCTGTTCAAAAACTATCGCCCCTTTGCGTTTTTCGGCGTGCTGGCGGCGGTGCTGGCGGTGTTCGGCGTAGGGTTTATGATCCCGGTCCTCAATGAATATTTCCACACCGGCCTGGTCCCGCGGTTCCCCACGCTCATCGTGTGCTGCTTTGTGCTGGTGGCGGCGCTGCTGTTGTTTGTGTCGGGCGTCATTCTCTCGAGTCAGCTGGCGAAAGATGCCCGCGATTTTGAATTCCAGCTTCAGACCGTGCAGCATTGGCAGAGCACGGCCCGGGAATGA